In the Streptomyces cinnamoneus genome, TCGTCGAGCCGCACGAGCAGCCCGCCCGCGCCCTCCACCAGCACCAGGTCGTGGGAGGCCGCCAGCTCCGCCGCCGCCCGCCGGATCTCCTCGGGGCCCACCGGCGCGAGCCCCGCCCGGCGGGCCGCCGTCGCCGGCGCCAAGGGCTCGGGGAAGCGGGCCAGTTCGGCACCCGTCACCGGGCCCGCCAGCCGCCGCACCTCCGCGACGTCGCCCGGCTCGCCCGGGGCGACCCCGGTCTGGGCGGGCTTGAGCACGGCCACCGTGCGGCCGGCGGCCAGTGCCGCCGCCGCGACGGCGGCCGTCACCACGGTCTTGCCGACCTCCGTGCCCGTACCCGTGACGACCATCACCGACATCGCTCGCGCTCCGTTTCGTCGAGGCGCCTGCCGCTCCGTGCGCGGCCTGCACCGCATTCCTCGCGCCGCCGTACGGCGGACGCGTCGCCCGGCGGGCCCCCGAGGGCCCGCCGGAGGGGGACCCCGCTCAGCCTTCGCGGGCAGCGGCGCACACCGCCGCACCGATCCGTGCCACGTCCTCGTCGCCGGTGACGTAGGGCGGCATGACGTACACGAGGTTGCGGAACGGCCGCAGCCACACCCCCGCGCGCACCGCCGCGCGCGTCGCCGCCGCCACGTCGACCTCGTGGTCGAGTTCCACCACGCCGATGGCGCCGAGCGTGCGCACGTCCCGCACACCGCGCAGCGGGGCGGCGTCCGCGAGGGCGTCGCGCAGCCCGGCCTCGATCCGCT is a window encoding:
- the bioD gene encoding dethiobiotin synthase, whose translation is MSVMVVTGTGTEVGKTVVTAAVAAAALAAGRTVAVLKPAQTGVAPGEPGDVAEVRRLAGPVTGAELARFPEPLAPATAARRAGLAPVGPEEIRRAAAELAASHDLVLVEGAGGLLVRLDEAGSTLADVAGLLDAPVLVVVQAGLGTLNTTALTAEALRARGLRCAGVVIGSWPAEPDLAMRCNLTDLPREAGAPLLGAVPEGAATLPPEDFRAVAAGWLAPELDGTWAGAVPPGSAPA